The Leucobacter rhizosphaerae genome includes a region encoding these proteins:
- the map gene encoding type I methionyl aminopeptidase: MARRGLFRRSIYKSPAQLRLMVAPGLATAAALDAMRAAVRPGITTLELDTIAEAAVRAHGGSPNFALEPGYRHTICANVNEHVVHAIPTDRPLEPGDIVALDAGAVVAGWHGDAAFTAVLPDHSRPDLTAANEKLSAVTEQAMWRGIARLATARHLNEVGEAVSKYVRAQSDFGVLEDYIGHGIGRSMHEDPPVFNVPVQRRGPEVKPGLVVAIEPIISAGGIDTVIEDDDWTVTIADGSMSAQWEHSVAVHEHGIWVLTAADGGASGLEPLGITPVPIP, from the coding sequence GTGGCGCGTCGGGGTCTCTTCCGCCGGTCGATCTACAAGTCGCCGGCGCAACTGCGGCTCATGGTCGCGCCGGGCCTCGCCACCGCGGCGGCGCTCGATGCGATGCGCGCGGCGGTCCGGCCCGGCATCACGACGCTGGAGCTCGACACGATCGCCGAGGCCGCGGTGCGCGCGCACGGCGGTTCCCCGAACTTCGCGCTCGAGCCGGGGTACCGGCACACGATCTGCGCGAACGTGAACGAGCACGTCGTGCACGCGATCCCGACCGACCGACCGCTCGAGCCCGGTGACATCGTCGCGCTCGACGCCGGCGCGGTGGTGGCCGGCTGGCACGGCGACGCCGCATTCACCGCGGTGCTGCCGGATCACTCCCGACCGGACCTCACCGCCGCGAACGAGAAGCTCAGCGCCGTGACCGAGCAGGCCATGTGGCGGGGCATCGCGCGTCTCGCGACCGCGCGTCACCTTAACGAGGTGGGGGAGGCCGTGTCAAAGTACGTGCGCGCGCAGAGCGACTTCGGGGTGCTCGAGGATTACATCGGTCACGGCATCGGTCGCAGCATGCACGAGGACCCGCCGGTGTTCAACGTGCCCGTGCAGCGTCGCGGGCCCGAGGTGAAGCCCGGACTCGTGGTCGCCATCGAGCCGATCATCTCTGCGGGCGGTATCGACACGGTCATCGAGGACGACGACTGGACCGTCACGATCGCTGACGGGTCGATGAGCGCGCAGTGGGAGCACTCGGTCGCGGTGCACGAGCACGGCATCTGGGTGCTGACCGCGGCGGACGGCGGGGCGTCGGGCCTCGAGCCGCTCGGCATCACCCCCGTCCCGATCCCGTAG
- the rplQ gene encoding 50S ribosomal protein L17: MPKPTKGARLGGGPAHERLMLNQMAAQLFEHKRIQTTETKAKRLQPIAERLVTFAKRGDLHARRRVMRQVLDNSVVHELFTEIAPLVENREGGYTRIVKTGFRKGDRAPMAVIELVLEPVNPKPKSAKKAAAAEAPAAEEAPAADEVVEETVETEAAPAAEESTEAPAEEKAE, translated from the coding sequence ATGCCGAAGCCCACAAAGGGCGCCCGCCTCGGAGGCGGCCCCGCACACGAGCGCCTGATGCTCAACCAGATGGCTGCGCAGCTCTTCGAGCACAAGCGCATCCAGACCACCGAGACCAAGGCGAAGCGCCTGCAGCCCATCGCTGAGCGTCTGGTGACCTTCGCCAAGCGCGGTGACCTGCACGCACGTCGTCGCGTCATGCGCCAGGTCCTCGACAACTCGGTCGTGCACGAGCTCTTCACCGAGATCGCGCCGCTCGTCGAGAACCGCGAGGGTGGCTACACCCGCATCGTCAAGACCGGTTTCCGCAAGGGCGACCGTGCGCCGATGGCCGTCATCGAGCTCGTGCTCGAGCCGGTGAACCCGAAGCCGAAGTCGGCCAAGAAGGCTGCGGCCGCTGAGGCGCCCGCCGCCGAGGAGGCACCCGCTGCTGACGAGGTCGTCGAGGAGACCGTCGAGACCGAGGCGGCTCCTGCCGCCGAGGAGTCGACCGAGGCTCCGGCCGAGGAGAAGGCCGAGTAG
- the rplR gene encoding 50S ribosomal protein L18: MAASISRAKGRTAARIRRHTRLRKKIVGTEVRPRLVVNRSARHVFVQVIDDSKGLTVASASTMEADLRSFEGDKTAKARKVGEIIAERAKSAGIEAVVFDRGGSKYAGRVAAIADGAREGGLTL; this comes from the coding sequence ATGGCCGCTTCTATTTCTCGGGCAAAGGGCCGTACGGCTGCGCGCATCCGTCGCCACACCCGTCTGCGCAAGAAGATCGTCGGCACGGAGGTTCGCCCCCGTCTCGTCGTGAACCGCTCCGCGCGCCACGTCTTCGTTCAGGTCATCGACGATTCCAAGGGACTCACTGTCGCCTCGGCCTCGACGATGGAAGCCGATCTGCGCTCCTTCGAGGGTGACAAGACGGCCAAGGCGCGCAAGGTCGGCGAGATCATCGCCGAGCGCGCGAAGAGCGCTGGTATCGAAGCCGTCGTCTTCGACCGCGGCGGCAGCAAGTACGCCGGCCGTGTCGCGGCGATCGCCGATGGCGCTCGCGAAGGGGGGCTGACCCTGTGA
- a CDS encoding DNA-directed RNA polymerase subunit alpha, with the protein MLIAQRPTLTEESLSEFRSRFAIEPLEPGFGYTLGNSLRRTLLSSIPGAAVTSVRFEGVAHEFTTIPGVTEDVTEIILNIKALVVSSEHDEPITAYLRKTGAGEVTAADISAPAGVEVHNPELVIATLSDSAQFELELTIERGRGYVSAAQNRNEDAEVGRIPVDSIYSPVLKVTYRVEATRAGERTDFDRLVVDVETKPAISPRDAIASAGSTLVELFGLARELNSAAEGVEIGPAPVEVVAEGELSIPIEDLDLSVRSYNCLKREGINTVSELVALSEAQLMNIRNFGQKSVFEVRDKLTEMGLSLKDAVPGFDGAQFYSYEDDNNN; encoded by the coding sequence GTGCTCATTGCACAGCGACCCACTCTGACTGAAGAATCCCTCTCCGAGTTCCGTTCGCGCTTCGCCATCGAGCCCCTCGAGCCCGGCTTCGGCTACACGCTCGGCAACTCGCTGCGTCGCACGCTGCTGTCCTCGATCCCGGGTGCCGCAGTCACGAGCGTCCGTTTCGAGGGTGTCGCCCACGAGTTCACGACCATTCCGGGCGTGACCGAGGACGTCACCGAGATCATCCTCAACATCAAGGCCCTCGTCGTCTCCAGCGAGCACGATGAGCCGATCACCGCGTACCTCCGCAAGACCGGTGCGGGTGAGGTCACCGCCGCAGACATCTCGGCTCCCGCCGGTGTCGAGGTGCACAACCCGGAGCTCGTGATCGCGACGCTGAGCGATTCCGCCCAGTTCGAGCTCGAGCTCACGATCGAGCGCGGCCGCGGCTACGTGTCGGCCGCTCAGAACCGCAACGAGGACGCAGAGGTCGGCCGGATCCCGGTCGATTCGATCTACTCGCCGGTGCTGAAGGTCACCTACCGCGTCGAGGCCACCCGTGCCGGTGAGCGTACCGACTTCGACCGCCTCGTGGTCGACGTCGAGACCAAGCCGGCCATCAGCCCGCGCGACGCCATCGCGTCGGCCGGTTCGACGCTGGTCGAGCTCTTCGGGCTGGCTCGCGAGCTGAACAGCGCGGCCGAGGGTGTCGAGATCGGCCCCGCGCCGGTCGAGGTGGTCGCCGAGGGTGAGCTCTCGATCCCGATCGAGGATCTCGACCTGTCGGTGCGCAGCTACAACTGCCTGAAGCGCGAAGGTATCAACACGGTGAGCGAGCTCGTTGCGCTCTCCGAGGCGCAGCTCATGAACATCCGCAACTTCGGTCAGAAGTCCGTCTTCGAGGTGCGCGACAAGCTCACCGAGATGGGGCTGTCGCTGAAGGATGCAGTGCCCGGCTTCGACGGTGCGCAGTTCTACAGCTACGAAGACGACAACAACAACTAA
- a CDS encoding acyltransferase family protein, with product MTVTAPASARTPRLGGLDGLRAIAVALVLLYHLFPGILPGGFLGVDVFFAISGFLITTLLLRELEAHGRIRLLGFWRRRARRLLPALALVLLVCTSLALLTPGDLLVKIGSQVAGAALFVSNWVFIANGADYFARDTPELFRNTWSLSIEEQFYILLPLLLLALWRLRRRVTRAIPLIALGIGSALLMLELSVTGADPTRIYFGSDTHTFGLLLGAAAAALLHRPDPSPARRSGAWTQVASAAVAAVGLATLGVLAMTLVEGSPASFQGGFQLATVAAIAVVIAVTREGVWVGRALDAAPLRWIGERSYGIYLWHWPLLLLIAAAGGPWSMSPAGPWIVGGLTLVATLLIAAASYRFVEQPVRRLGLRGAARTLVRAGSSRSPRTRTIGIAIVAILGVTVPATGIAIATAPQMSSAAEAIARGQAALDAQAAAEVADAEAADAEAADAEAGDAEAGDAEAGDDTSAGDKSTDADPAPIAPEGRDISAVGDSVMLASLPELSAALPEISVDAAVSRGLGAGVGIMTELNDQGALRDVLVVGLGTNGPIDVDDLEAIRQLAGVRPLVLVNAHGERDWIPGVNQLLTDFADSYRGVVVADWESAVTGVPDALADDGIHPNPSGGELYAGCVQLALEELQSPAERLGFALPRR from the coding sequence ATGACAGTCACCGCTCCCGCCTCCGCCCGCACGCCCCGACTCGGTGGACTCGACGGCCTTCGTGCGATCGCCGTCGCACTGGTGCTGCTCTACCATCTCTTCCCCGGGATCCTCCCCGGCGGCTTCCTCGGCGTCGACGTCTTCTTCGCGATCAGCGGGTTCCTGATCACCACACTCCTGCTCCGCGAGCTCGAGGCGCACGGCAGGATCCGGCTGCTCGGCTTCTGGCGTCGACGCGCACGGCGCCTGCTTCCGGCGCTGGCGCTCGTGCTGCTCGTGTGCACGTCGCTCGCGCTGCTCACCCCGGGCGATCTGCTCGTCAAGATCGGCAGCCAGGTCGCCGGTGCCGCGCTCTTCGTGAGCAACTGGGTGTTCATCGCGAACGGCGCCGACTACTTCGCCCGCGACACCCCCGAGCTCTTCCGCAACACGTGGTCGCTCTCCATCGAGGAGCAGTTCTACATCCTCCTCCCCCTGCTCCTCCTCGCGCTCTGGCGCCTCCGCCGTCGGGTGACGCGCGCCATCCCGCTCATCGCGCTCGGGATCGGCTCGGCGCTCCTCATGCTCGAGCTCTCCGTCACGGGCGCGGATCCGACCCGCATCTACTTCGGCTCCGACACGCACACGTTCGGGCTCCTGCTGGGCGCCGCCGCGGCCGCACTGCTCCACCGCCCCGATCCGTCGCCGGCGCGGCGCTCCGGTGCGTGGACGCAGGTCGCGAGCGCGGCGGTCGCCGCGGTGGGACTCGCCACCCTCGGTGTGCTGGCGATGACGCTCGTCGAGGGCAGCCCCGCGAGCTTCCAGGGCGGCTTCCAGCTCGCGACCGTCGCGGCGATCGCCGTGGTGATCGCGGTGACGCGTGAGGGCGTGTGGGTCGGGCGTGCACTCGACGCGGCGCCGCTGCGCTGGATCGGCGAGCGCTCCTACGGCATCTACCTCTGGCACTGGCCGCTGCTCCTCCTCATCGCGGCCGCGGGCGGCCCGTGGAGCATGTCGCCCGCGGGGCCCTGGATCGTCGGCGGGCTGACGCTCGTCGCCACGCTGCTCATCGCCGCCGCGTCCTATCGGTTCGTCGAACAGCCGGTCCGCCGCCTCGGGCTGCGCGGTGCGGCGCGGACGCTGGTGCGCGCGGGCTCATCCCGGTCCCCGCGTACGCGCACGATCGGGATCGCGATCGTGGCGATCCTGGGCGTCACCGTGCCCGCGACGGGCATCGCGATCGCGACCGCGCCGCAGATGTCCTCCGCGGCCGAGGCGATCGCGCGAGGCCAAGCGGCCCTCGACGCCCAGGCAGCGGCCGAGGTCGCCGACGCAGAGGCAGCCGACGCAGAGGCGGCCGACGCCGAAGCGGGCGACGCCGAAGCGGGCGACGCCGAAGCCGGTGATGACACGTCCGCCGGCGACAAGTCAACCGACGCCGATCCCGCCCCGATCGCCCCGGAGGGCCGGGACATCAGCGCCGTCGGAGACTCGGTGATGCTCGCGAGCCTGCCCGAGCTCAGCGCCGCGCTGCCCGAGATCTCGGTCGACGCGGCCGTGTCACGCGGACTCGGCGCGGGTGTCGGGATCATGACCGAGCTCAACGACCAGGGGGCACTGCGCGACGTGCTGGTGGTCGGGCTCGGCACAAACGGTCCGATCGACGTCGATGACCTCGAGGCGATCCGGCAGCTGGCCGGGGTGCGCCCGTTGGTGCTCGTGAACGCGCACGGCGAGCGGGACTGGATCCCCGGCGTCAACCAGCTCCTCACCGACTTCGCCGATTCGTACCGGGGTGTGGTCGTCGCGGACTGGGAGAGCGCGGTGACCGGCGTGCCCGATGCGCTCGCGGACGACGGGATCCACCCGAACCCGAGCGGTGGCGAGCTCTACGCGGGCTGCGTGCAGCTCGCCCTGGAGGAGCTCCAGTCCCCCGCCGAGCGTCTCGGGTTCGCGCTGCCCCGTCGCTGA
- the rpsE gene encoding 30S ribosomal protein S5 translates to MSNETKEQEVNAEAKAEAPATETAEASAPAQDHRNEPREQRRGSRDRGTRNERGGRDRNESQFLERVVTINRVSKVVKGGRRFSFTALVVVGDGNGTVGVGYGKAKEVPLAIAKGVEEAKKNFFRVPRIGNTIPHPVQGEAAAGVVLLRPAAAGTGVIAGGPVRAVLECAGIHDVLSKSLGSSNTLNIVHATVAALQQLEEPRSVAARRGLDFDRVAPARIVRAEAKAAADAAKAKAGA, encoded by the coding sequence GTGAGCAACGAAACGAAGGAGCAGGAAGTGAACGCAGAGGCCAAGGCCGAGGCTCCGGCCACTGAAACTGCGGAAGCTTCGGCCCCCGCACAGGATCACCGCAACGAGCCTCGCGAGCAGCGTCGCGGAAGCCGCGACCGCGGCACCCGCAACGAGCGTGGTGGACGCGACCGCAACGAGAGCCAGTTCCTCGAGCGCGTCGTGACCATCAACCGCGTCTCGAAGGTCGTCAAGGGCGGTCGCCGCTTCAGCTTCACCGCGCTCGTCGTGGTGGGCGATGGCAACGGCACCGTCGGCGTCGGCTACGGCAAGGCCAAGGAGGTGCCCCTCGCGATCGCGAAGGGTGTCGAGGAGGCAAAGAAGAACTTCTTCCGCGTCCCCCGCATCGGCAACACGATCCCGCACCCCGTCCAGGGTGAGGCGGCTGCAGGCGTCGTCCTGCTCCGTCCCGCTGCTGCCGGTACCGGAGTTATCGCCGGTGGTCCCGTCCGCGCCGTCCTCGAGTGCGCCGGTATCCACGATGTGCTGAGCAAGTCGCTCGGTTCGTCGAACACCCTCAACATCGTGCACGCGACCGTCGCGGCCCTGCAGCAGCTGGAGGAGCCCCGCTCCGTCGCCGCTCGTCGTGGCCTCGACTTCGACCGCGTCGCTCCGGCTCGCATCGTGCGCGCCGAGGCGAAGGCCGCGGCCGACGCTGCGAAAGCAAAGGCAGGTGCGTAA
- a CDS encoding adenylate kinase has protein sequence MATPETAPPEATATRGARLLIIGPPGAGKGTQAAKIAERYGVPAISTGDIFRANIKGGTELGTQVQQIIERGELVPDSLTNEIVADRLQQPDAAEGFLLDGYPRTVDQVAALDAMLAPVGAELDAVILIEADVDEVVARLLKRAELEGRADDTEAVIRHRQEVYAEQTAPLVALFSERGKLVTVDGLGTVDGVAERIASGLDAQLGR, from the coding sequence ATGGCTACTCCGGAGACCGCACCCCCCGAGGCGACCGCGACGCGCGGCGCGCGCCTGCTCATCATCGGCCCTCCCGGGGCCGGCAAGGGCACCCAGGCCGCGAAGATCGCGGAGCGCTACGGCGTGCCGGCGATCTCGACGGGGGACATCTTCCGCGCCAACATCAAGGGCGGCACCGAGCTGGGCACCCAGGTGCAGCAGATCATCGAGCGGGGCGAGCTCGTGCCCGATTCGCTGACGAATGAGATCGTCGCCGATCGCCTGCAGCAGCCCGACGCGGCCGAGGGGTTCCTCCTCGACGGCTACCCGCGCACCGTGGATCAGGTGGCCGCCCTGGACGCGATGCTCGCGCCCGTCGGGGCCGAGCTCGACGCCGTGATCCTGATCGAGGCCGACGTCGACGAGGTGGTCGCCCGGCTGCTCAAGCGCGCCGAGCTCGAGGGCCGCGCCGATGACACGGAAGCCGTGATCCGCCACCGCCAAGAGGTGTACGCCGAGCAGACCGCACCGCTCGTGGCGCTCTTCTCGGAGCGGGGCAAGCTCGTGACCGTGGACGGTCTCGGCACGGTCGACGGGGTCGCGGAGCGCATCGCCAGCGGGCTCGACGCCCAGCTGGGTCGGTAG
- the rpsK gene encoding 30S ribosomal protein S11 gives MAAPKTAARKPRRKDKKNVAVGQAHIKSTFNNTIVSITDTTGAVIAWASSGGVGFKGSRKSTPFAAQLAAESAARKAQEHGMKKVDVFVKGPGSGRETAIRSLQAAGLEVGSINDVTPQTHNGCRPPKRRRV, from the coding sequence ATGGCTGCACCAAAGACGGCGGCACGCAAGCCGCGTCGCAAGGACAAGAAGAACGTGGCCGTGGGCCAGGCTCACATCAAGTCGACGTTCAACAACACCATCGTTTCGATCACGGACACCACTGGTGCTGTGATCGCTTGGGCCTCCTCGGGTGGCGTCGGCTTCAAGGGATCGCGCAAGTCGACCCCGTTCGCCGCGCAGCTCGCTGCAGAGTCCGCTGCCCGCAAGGCGCAGGAGCACGGCATGAAGAAGGTCGACGTCTTCGTGAAGGGACCGGGTTCGGGCCGCGAGACCGCGATCCGTTCGCTGCAGGCCGCGGGCCTCGAGGTCGGGTCGATCAACGACGTCACGCCGCAGACGCACAACGGCTGCCGTCCGCCGAAGCGTCGCCGCGTCTGA
- the secY gene encoding preprotein translocase subunit SecY gives MFSAIGRIFRTPDLRRKIVFSLAIVSLFRLGSFIPAPFVDFNNVQACLAANQGTSGLYDMINLFSGGALLQLSIFALGIMPYITASIITQLLRVVIPHFEMLHKEGQAGQAKLTQYTRYLTIALAVLQSTTLITVARSGQLFGAAANQACQNLVSQEWWAILIMILTMTAGTGLIMWFGELITERGIGNGMSLLIFTSIAATFPNGLWVIKEAQGWETFFLVIAVGLVVVAAVVFVEQSQRRIPVQYAKRVVGRRTYGGSSTYIPIKVNMAGVIPVIFASAILYLPMLITQFNQPQIGEEPKAWVVWVQTNLVSGDQPLYMLVFFLLIIGFTFFYVQITFNPEEVADNMKQYGGFIPGIRAGRPTAEYLNYVLTRVTSAGSLYLGLIAMIPLVALSFFGANQNFPFGGASILIIVGVGLETVKQIDAQLQQRHYEGLLK, from the coding sequence TTGTTCAGTGCCATCGGACGGATCTTTCGGACGCCTGATCTGCGACGGAAGATCGTCTTCTCGCTCGCGATCGTGTCCCTGTTCCGACTCGGGTCCTTCATCCCGGCCCCGTTTGTTGACTTCAACAACGTGCAGGCGTGTCTCGCCGCGAACCAGGGCACCTCCGGCCTCTACGACATGATCAACCTCTTCAGCGGCGGAGCGCTCCTGCAGCTCTCGATCTTCGCGCTCGGGATCATGCCGTACATCACCGCGTCGATCATCACGCAGCTGCTGCGCGTCGTCATCCCGCACTTCGAGATGCTGCACAAGGAAGGCCAGGCCGGTCAGGCCAAGCTGACCCAGTACACGCGGTACCTCACGATCGCCCTCGCCGTGCTCCAGTCCACGACGCTGATCACGGTCGCGCGCTCCGGGCAGCTCTTCGGCGCCGCGGCGAACCAGGCCTGCCAGAACCTCGTGTCGCAGGAGTGGTGGGCCATCCTCATCATGATCCTCACGATGACCGCCGGTACCGGCCTCATCATGTGGTTCGGCGAGCTCATCACCGAGCGCGGCATCGGCAACGGCATGTCGCTCCTCATCTTCACCTCCATCGCCGCGACCTTCCCGAACGGCCTCTGGGTCATCAAGGAGGCGCAGGGCTGGGAGACCTTCTTCTTAGTGATCGCCGTCGGCCTGGTGGTCGTCGCCGCGGTCGTGTTCGTCGAGCAATCGCAGCGACGCATTCCCGTGCAGTACGCGAAGCGCGTCGTCGGTCGCCGCACCTACGGCGGCAGCAGCACGTACATCCCGATCAAGGTCAACATGGCCGGTGTGATCCCCGTCATCTTCGCGTCCGCGATCCTGTACCTGCCGATGCTCATCACGCAGTTCAACCAGCCGCAGATCGGCGAGGAGCCCAAGGCCTGGGTCGTCTGGGTGCAGACGAACCTCGTGTCGGGCGATCAGCCGCTGTACATGCTCGTGTTCTTCCTCCTCATCATCGGGTTCACGTTCTTCTACGTGCAGATCACGTTCAACCCGGAGGAGGTCGCGGACAACATGAAGCAGTACGGCGGCTTCATCCCCGGCATCCGTGCGGGACGCCCGACGGCCGAGTACCTGAACTACGTGCTGACGCGCGTGACCAGCGCCGGCTCCCTCTACCTGGGCCTCATCGCGATGATCCCGCTCGTCGCGCTCTCGTTCTTCGGGGCGAACCAGAACTTCCCGTTCGGCGGGGCCTCGATCCTGATCATCGTCGGTGTCGGGCTCGAGACCGTGAAGCAGATCGACGCGCAGCTGCAGCAGCGCCACTACGAAGGGCTGCTCAAGTGA
- the rpsM gene encoding 30S ribosomal protein S13, which yields MARLAGVDIPRDKRVEIALTYIYGVGRTSALKTLADTGIDGNIRVKDLSDEQLVALRDYIETNFKVEGDLRREVAADIRRKVEIGSYQGIRHRKGLPVHGQRTKTNARTRKGPKRTVAGKKK from the coding sequence ATGGCACGTCTCGCAGGAGTCGACATCCCACGCGACAAGCGCGTTGAGATCGCACTCACCTACATCTATGGCGTCGGCCGCACCAGCGCGCTGAAGACCCTCGCCGACACCGGCATCGACGGCAACATCCGCGTCAAGGACCTCAGCGATGAGCAGCTGGTCGCGCTCCGCGACTACATCGAAACCAACTTCAAGGTTGAGGGCGACCTCCGCCGCGAGGTTGCCGCCGACATCCGCCGCAAGGTCGAGATCGGCAGCTACCAGGGTATCCGCCACCGCAAGGGCCTGCCCGTGCATGGTCAGCGCACCAAGACGAACGCTCGTACCCGCAAGGGGCCGAAGCGCACCGTCGCCGGCAAGAAGAAGTAA
- the rpmJ gene encoding 50S ribosomal protein L36 has translation MKVNPSVKPICDHCKVIRRHGRVMVICKSNPRHKQRQG, from the coding sequence ATGAAGGTTAACCCCAGCGTCAAGCCGATCTGCGATCACTGCAAGGTGATCCGCCGCCACGGCCGCGTCATGGTGATCTGCAAGAGCAACCCGCGCCACAAGCAGCGCCAGGGCTAG
- the infA gene encoding translation initiation factor IF-1 yields the protein MAKKDGVIEIEGQVVEALPNAMFRVELTNGHKVLAHISGKMRQHYIRILPGDRVIVELTPYDLTRGRIVYRYK from the coding sequence ATGGCGAAAAAAGACGGCGTCATCGAGATCGAGGGTCAAGTTGTCGAGGCTCTTCCGAACGCAATGTTCCGAGTCGAGCTGACCAACGGACACAAGGTCCTTGCCCACATCTCGGGCAAAATGCGTCAGCACTACATCCGCATTCTCCCCGGAGACCGTGTGATCGTGGAGCTGACGCCCTACGATCTGACCCGCGGCCGCATCGTCTACCGCTACAAGTAG
- the rplO gene encoding 50S ribosomal protein L15, which yields MSEKNEEREQVLKAHHLRPAAGSKKAKTRVGRGEASKGKTAGRGTKGQKARYQVKAGFEGGQMPLHMRTPKLRGFKNPFRTEYQVVNVAKLAELYPQGGDVTVEDLVAKGAVRKNQPVKVLGNGDIQVKLTVQVDKVSGSAEQKIVAAGGAIK from the coding sequence ATGAGCGAGAAGAATGAGGAGCGCGAGCAGGTGCTGAAGGCTCACCACCTTCGCCCCGCCGCAGGATCCAAGAAGGCCAAGACCCGCGTGGGTCGCGGCGAGGCGTCCAAGGGCAAGACCGCAGGTCGAGGCACCAAGGGCCAGAAGGCGCGCTACCAGGTCAAGGCCGGGTTCGAGGGTGGGCAGATGCCGCTGCACATGCGCACCCCGAAGCTGCGCGGGTTCAAGAACCCGTTCCGCACCGAGTACCAGGTGGTGAACGTCGCGAAGCTCGCAGAGCTCTACCCGCAGGGTGGCGACGTGACCGTCGAGGATCTCGTGGCCAAGGGTGCCGTCCGCAAGAACCAGCCCGTCAAGGTGCTGGGCAACGGCGACATCCAGGTGAAGCTCACCGTTCAGGTGGACAAGGTCTCCGGCTCGGCCGAGCAGAAGATCGTGGCCGCCGGCGGAGCGATCAAGTAG
- the rpmD gene encoding 50S ribosomal protein L30, with product MATALKITQTKSVISEKQNQRDTLRSLGLKKIGQTVVREDTKANRGYVRAVAHLVQVEEIDA from the coding sequence ATGGCTACAGCGCTGAAGATTACGCAGACGAAGTCCGTTATTAGTGAGAAGCAGAACCAGCGCGATACGCTGCGGAGCCTCGGTCTGAAGAAGATCGGCCAGACGGTCGTTCGCGAGGACACGAAGGCCAACCGTGGCTACGTGCGCGCTGTCGCTCACCTGGTACAGGTTGAGGAGATCGACGCATGA
- a CDS encoding polysaccharide deacetylase family protein — protein MGSQLSRRAALAALAGFGGGALVGCAPERAVRPRLLDPISVPPFEAPVAVTPPPPPAIDVEAVILANEHRSLVAWGTDFAGVVRTGAEAGHATPGAVFLTLDACGGPVGSGFDEALISGLRAAGIPATLFLNLRWIRANPDLAAGLAADPLFSIQNHGSAHLPLSVTGASAYGIPGTTNARSAAMEVWENHVAIEQLTGIAPRWFRPGTAHLDDVGLSIAEGLGERIAGFAINGDGGATLPAEAVAGAVSGAVGGELIIAHMNQPMSGSAAGILAGARTLRDRGIAFGVL, from the coding sequence ATGGGGAGTCAGCTGAGTCGCCGTGCGGCGCTCGCTGCGCTCGCCGGGTTCGGAGGCGGTGCGCTCGTCGGTTGCGCCCCGGAACGGGCGGTGCGCCCCCGGCTGCTCGACCCGATCTCGGTGCCGCCGTTCGAGGCCCCGGTTGCAGTGACGCCTCCGCCGCCGCCCGCGATCGATGTCGAGGCGGTGATCCTTGCGAACGAACACCGGTCGCTCGTGGCGTGGGGCACGGACTTCGCGGGGGTCGTGCGCACGGGTGCCGAGGCTGGGCACGCCACCCCGGGCGCGGTCTTCCTGACGCTCGACGCCTGCGGCGGCCCGGTGGGGTCCGGATTCGACGAGGCGTTGATCTCCGGCCTCCGCGCCGCGGGGATCCCGGCAACGCTGTTCCTCAATCTGCGCTGGATCCGCGCCAACCCCGACCTGGCAGCGGGGTTGGCCGCCGATCCGCTGTTCTCGATCCAGAACCACGGCAGTGCGCACCTGCCGCTCAGCGTGACCGGGGCGTCGGCGTACGGGATCCCGGGGACGACGAACGCGCGGTCGGCGGCGATGGAGGTCTGGGAGAACCACGTCGCGATCGAGCAGCTGACCGGGATCGCACCGCGCTGGTTCCGGCCCGGGACGGCGCACCTGGACGACGTGGGCCTCAGTATCGCCGAGGGTCTGGGCGAGCGGATCGCGGGATTCGCGATCAACGGCGACGGGGGAGCGACCCTGCCGGCGGAGGCGGTCGCCGGGGCGGTGTCGGGGGCGGTCGGGGGTGAGCTCATCATCGCGCACATGAATCAGCCGATGTCGGGTTCCGCGGCGGGGATCCTTGCGGGTGCCCGGACGCTGCGGGATCGCGGGATCGCGTTCGGCGTGCTGTGA